The Asterias amurensis chromosome 16, ASM3211899v1 genomic sequence TGGCTAGCCTGTTAGACTAGTTAAGAAAACAAGTAGCACAAGACGGGAATATTATTCtactaaaggccgagtcacactgcagtgataacgaaAATTGATActgatcacgacgcaaagagaacaaattctattggttgaattgctctgtgCAGAATGCCTGCAGGCTCATTCAACCACTAGAATACAGTCTCTTTGCAtagtgatcgttatcgttttcgttattgctGCAATGTTACTCTGCCTTTAAGAGTCTTACTTTCTGTCTCCAATAATGGCTTGAGATCTTACTGCCAGGTTTGATTGTCAGTTTATTCTCAGTCTCTCCATCATTCTCTGCCCAACCAAACGTCTTCTTCTTCTGCTGAGAAATCTGCTGAACGAAGATGGTAAGAAGCTGTCGGCTCTGAGCTGTGAGAAGTCTTGGGTAGAACTGGAGTATGAGATCTAAGACGGCCAAGGAGTCCATTTGAATGTCTTCTTGGATGTGAGTCATTGCACATGAGAGATGAGCGCTGAGAATAGGGAAGAACGGAGCGATGGAGTCATTGGGCGTGGCTTGAAGAACAAGCTGTAATAGGGAGATACCTAGAAGAAGATCAagacacaaatcaagaaacttaatatatggttattgtaaaaaaaacaatattcggATAAATCCAGTTGAGAAAAATAACTTacaatttaaaggatttgggtactttttgaaacacaaaacacaatgtccacagatttacattaaacttacacagtttgaatataGTGATAGTAGAAAGGTTCCCTTAAGATGTTAATTGCTGTAATAATCTATTTGATCTCAGTCTAATAATTAGTGTCCTTGAACAtggcactttatcataattgctactctccacccaggagtacaaatgggtaccagCGATAGCTGGGGAGTAATCTGCGATGGGTTAgcatcctgtccagggggaatagaaatattctcagcCGTTTTATACCAAGAAAACCAGAAATAAACACAGGCCTGATGAGCCATATTGCCTCGGAACAGATTACTAAGAATGGATTTTGAGGTCCATGAGAGTTTAAACTTTTCAATGCAATGAATTTTCAATGCAATGAATTTTCAACCCTTTAGGTGGGGGTGTTTGGTATTAAATGGAGTGGCATTAGTATGATGATATCATGGGCTGGCTATAAACAAACCACTTTTCAGTGAATGCTATTACTGGAGTCCTGCCGTCTTTTGAACATTGGGATTTACCTGCTCTGCGTACTGCATCTTCTTTGTCCGTCATCAGAACAGACAAACTATCAATAAGTAAAGGCAAATGTTGAGACATCAGCGCTGGATAAGAAGATAGAAGCTCCTTCATTCCGGTTATTGACGATTGACGAATCGTTCCATTGTAATGATTGAGATGACATACAAGATcctaaaacaataaacaatcaATAAATTGGTTATTGATTATAAACTTTTCATCAACAATTGCAGTAATTGAGAGAGTGGATTACTGACGATGGTAAAAACACTCAAAATGTTGCTTTGCCAGGAATATCTCACGAGTCATAGCCTATAGATAGTACTGACATGTGTCAATATGATTTTTTAGGAATACAATTACTAATAATACTAGCCATGTGAAATGTTACTAAATTAGCGAATTACAATCAATGTATAAAATTAACAAGTACTTCACATTGTGATGGACTCATGGAGGACTACCCTCTCGCATCCAATTATTAATTTTCaatttgtattaatgttttttttttttttatttatttgtatttaggcctatttatacattttattttatttttattcatttttttatttatatatatttgttattcttttttggggggggcgggGTTACTTCTACCATAACCATGCGTCTTTTTTCTACAAAAGGCTTTGGCCCATTTTTTCATGCTGctaagttttttttaacttctttaattttaataataatactatacTCCTAGTCCTAGTTTTAGCAGAGACTTACgtgaatattttgtttcctCTGCGTAGTGGGTTCATCTTGAGGGCCAGATTTCAGCTGTTCTCGTAAATGAATGGCCTGAGATTTGAAAGTTGTTTCAGTGAAGTTCTCAGCTTGTGGTTTCTTTTTGCCGACTTTCAATTTGACCTTCTGGAAATCTTTTCTCTTCTCCTTGTTCTTCCGGCCACTTTTgcccattttgtttaaagtcaaaTCAACAACTGACCGTGACTTGGTTGTTAATTACACGTGAACTGTTCGACTCAGCAGCAGCTCAACTCTGACACACTGCTGTTGAACTCGGGAGTTGGCGAATGCCTGGTATTCGACCGCTGGTTTCTtgttttgcaataaaaaataaaacccacGTGTCTGATACTTTACTGCAGCTGTTGTTCAGGAACAAGACCTATACAACcagactatggcccttttcaaaactacgGTTTCAACTTTGGATTCGgattcaggctccgtcctcttgtCTGAAGCCCAGGCCCCTCTCTACTGAGCGTGTAGGCACAGCATGCACGTGATGCGCGCCCAtctcaaaacaaccgcggggccaagctagcctgagctgaaTACAaaaccgaagccgtggtttcgcaAAGGGCCGATTGCAGCATAGGTGGCGCTATAATAATATGTCTACACAGTAGGCCAAAAATCATGCGCCAAAGTGATTGGCCCTCAAAGTCTTTAATTAATAGATTGTGTGGTTACCTAATGTGCATAAATTTTTGAGGAGATTTTATAACTTTAGGCTTTGTTGGTACTATTTGGCTTGGGAATGGGAGGGATGCCTCATGGAAACTAGCAGCGAGTCCGTTTTTTGcggggatgtttttttttctagggtaattagcaaaaagtTAATTCCAAACGGCTGGCCTACCAAAATTGGAAGGAAAAGTTTAGTTCACTGAAAATATAtctgattggttttcaagaggctaATTTTTGATCTAATGACAACAgggtattatttaaaaaatgaaaatgaaaataagcAGCATTTTATTTTGATAGCTTTCTGTTTATTTGCAAAGTTAGTTCAAAGTTTATTACTTGTTCGTAGAGTTACCAAGGAAGTAGAAATCGATAGTGtactttttattaaaatttataaaatttgCTTAATATTACAAGTGAGTAGCAATATAAAATAGAACTTGGGATAAATATAACTGTGGCAAATTAATACTGCTATATTTTAGTCGTGCTGGTATGTGTGTTTCCACACACAACTTtaatttaaaggtttttttcattttaagtaacaataacatggaaatATTTATTTCGAAATTCCCACAGTTTTAACATTTCCTCTTGTACAGAAGCatcccctaaaaaaaaataaaaaaaatattgggaTCCCAAAACACAATTAAGACACACTACAGGAACTACATCGTAATCGAGCACAAAACGTGATCATTGGTTTTGCTGAATAGGTGGCATGAGCCCTCCTAGCCATTGTTTACCATCTTTATTGTGTTCTGGTTATCTCAAGAATTCTTTTAAAGATTTTTCGGGGGGAGCgcaacatttttaaatttattggCTTTTTTTTAGGAGGGTCCAGCGACACAAATCGAGCATTAAAATTACAGTTTATACATCATAATTAGTTCTCATTAATCTTcgaaaaaaagaacaatttttttttataatatataATACGTTTCCAGTAATGAAAACggaataatttcaaaatttacccagtcagtttcctttgtggtttttACTGAAAACGGAATGCAATACACTTATACACACTTTTAAATACCACAATCTTGACCTTGATCTGACCCACTTTGTGCCAGAGGCAAGACATTCTGTCCCCCGATATGACGACAGTgtcctcttttgaatcaacttAGTCTCCTTCAACGCATCTTCCAACCAATGGAGGTTATATTATATCTCCGGGGAGAAATTTTCCTCGGTCAAGTAGTTAACCAAACCGTGCCAACCCCGACCCCAACATTCACAAAACTAAACCGCGCTGTCTTTACTTTAATCTAAAAATGATGATAGACATCAACAAAGATACCACTAAACACATTCATTTGTTGAATTCAGTCAGAGGGGCGTGTACCTCTGTTTGAGGGCCAATCAGGATGCACACAGGTTTCCTTTAAAACGTTTTTCATGGTCACCGAGTGGCAAACGTTGGACCGGCAGATCAATACAAACAATGACATGGTACATCCAAATATTAATATACATTGCAGCCTAAAAATGCAAGAATGAACTTATACTATACATATCCTATAGTGAAGCATAAAATTACCGTACGGTAGGCCTTCATAAACACATTCCTAAAAGTATGAAAGTGAAGTCCTCAGCAGTTGATGTTCTTTGGAGATATAATTTGCATTTGGGTGATGTCCGGTCTGTATTATTGGTAGCATAGAGTATATGAAACTAGATAGGGTCCTgcttaaatggtgtttgaagctttgcacggtgtggagaataagagtaactataaatataaatattatagtaaacttgcgggtacaaccatgggtaaaatctcttttgaaggagtggtggctctgaaaagagccggtttggtctcgacgtttcgaacggTATATACTctgctgaagacgagcagagtatactgttccaaACGTCGAGCAAACcgcctcttttcagagccaccactccttcaaaagagattttacccatatatttatagttactcttaggGTCCTACTTCTTCAGTTTGCACCATTGGGCGAAGTGCTTGCAGTTATTTAGTACCAAGGAGTACTCATAAACACCATGCACACTCTTTGACCTAGCCCTTGTGATAACTCTGTCGGGCGGATAACAATCCTGGTCATTGTATATTACTCTATACACGGGATCACGGAAATCAACCTCTTCCTCAACTATACCTTTCTCGTATGTACTATGGATAACCATGACTTTCTTGCTTTCTTGATTGCATGAGACAACTATAGCATGGTGTCTCGGATGGAGGAGATTTGCGAACACAACAATTTGGTCTCCCGGGATCAGGTCCACGATGCGTACGGCTCTGTCGTCTGTACCACCAATTGCCCTGGCGATCGCACGACCAATTGGAGGCCCAATGAAGGAACCAGCTGATTTGACTGCAGTTTTACTAATTGAATCACCAACAAACCATCCAATAAACCCTCCTATGCTGATCCCTAAGCCCGGGAATTGGAACGTCCAACCATCAGCAGGCCCTTCCACACCCCCGCGACCCAAGTATACAGCTAGTCCGGCACCGACCAACGCTGCAGACACTTTAAGTGTGACGATTTGGGCGAAGTCTTTCAGGGACAACTTATCTTGTTTCCTCTGTTTATAAGACTCACTCAGGTCCAAAACGCATGCGAAACCTGCCATGGCGATAATGATATAAGCTTCTGTTTTGTTCAGTGAGAGTCTAGCCAAAGACTCTTCGAGCGAGATACCAACTTCACTATGTGCATTCGCAACCTGCTCTACCAGTTCCCACTCAGCCAAGTTTCCCACATTGCCAGCAATATCCCCAATGTGAACCAATGCATGCCCTGTAATTGCCTTAATTGATTGTTCTGCCACTTCTTTTACCTTTTCACAAAACCATTTTTTCTGTGAGCTCTCTGCCACACCTATTTTACAATGAGAAGCAAATGATTCGCAGTTGTCGTTTGCAAAACTGTATCCGTTATCACCTACTCTGCACTTGGCACGAGCCATGACGAGCTCTGTTGGGTTAGCATTGGTCATTTCCTCCCCATACTCGTGGCGATGTAGCGTACCCTTTTGATCGTCCAAACATAtctcttcttccattatttgttttaaacagcaTCCCCAGTTTACCTTATTCCAGTGAATCACACTGATTACCCCAGAGCTGACTTTATTAACTGCCGATACTATGGCATGATGCCATATGTAGTATGGACGTTCCCATGCGATGTGGTCTCCTACCTTCAAGACATCTAAAGGTCCGATTTCCCGCCGAAAACCATTTTCCGGAAATATCGGGCTCTTCTCTACAGGTACTTTAAGCTGTTTCTTGAGGGTTGTTCCATACACCTCAATACTTGGACGTGTATTATTAAGATCTGGATGGAACaggtatttatcttcaagccaTTCCTGACCACAAGGGACGCAGCAGATACCAATAAGTGGATACTGCTCATCTGGACTGTAACCGAAGTAACGCCTGAACTTCAGAGATTCATTATTACCACACGGGCAGAGAGGGTTTTGCTGCAATGGTTCTGTAAAGTGTaaaagcgaaaataatcacaaccagtcaaaatattgtattgtaaccagtcaaaatattgtttgtatATATGCGCGATTATTGTTCGAGGGTATCGTGATTCGTagatagacctttatcatgctgcctccatcttggtcatgttcctcgtatcgatatgaatgctaataattattttgcaaacaggaaccagactatgttcttccagcctcggtttggttacattgatatcaatgggagaattcaagatggctgcaccgtgataaggGTCTACAACGAATCACGATATTCGTACTCAGAATGGAGTCACGGTGGTCAATACCTCAGACTAAGGGAGTCGGACTCAAAATTCAGGATCAGGACTCGGTTTATCTGGGTTAATAACATTTCAACCACAAAAGAAATAATAGTGACAatgtattgttgtttttgttgacatttcttttttataaaatgatgaATGTAAAGACCGTAAATGCCTCCAATCCcataaactttttgtttcaatttattaaaacaaataatatatacaCCAGGTTTCGGttaattttcttcaaactttGAATTGTTTTAACGTTACACTCATGTCTCCTTTTGGACTTGTTTAAAGGACACAGACTCAGCCTAAATGACTCGGGACTTGAATTCAAATTTGCCCCAAAGTGATCGGGACTTGGGATCAAAACTCGACCTTTGGAACTCGGGTCTTATTGGAATCGAACTCGACCCAAAGTTATTTGGACTTGGAATCAAACTCGACCCTTGGGACTCGGGACTTAGAATCAAACTCGACCCAACGTTATCGGGACCTTGAATCAAACTCGACCCAAAGGACTTTGGAGTTGTATTTATAATCAAACTCGACCCAAATGACTCTTGACTAGAATCAAACTCGGACTCGAATTTGCAGAATTGAGAACTCATAAAAATAGTTTCTGAAGTTTACACAATTGTTTCGTCTTTGATATGATCTTACCAAGTTCTTGTGAAAGGTCGATACCGACCGCTAGGGCAGCTTTCCACAAGGTCTCCACAAGGTTCAATCGGTTGAATGTCTGCCTCCATGCGTCAAGCGTCTGCAAAGCCTGACCAAAACT encodes the following:
- the LOC139948817 gene encoding uncharacterized protein, whose product is MDSHMDTDGGRFHGNINPHVPKGVDVLDNKTIEKVARKVGKRLLDLAEQLQAKIVVKDVSDSLDDPIPSFGQALQTLDAWRQTFNRLNLVETLWKAALAVGIDLSQELEPLQQNPLCPCGNNESLKFRRYFGYSPDEQYPLIGICCVPCGQEWLEDKYLFHPDLNNTRPSIEVYGTTLKKQLKVPVEKSPIFPENGFRREIGPLDVLKVGDHIAWERPYYIWHHAIVSAVNKVSSGVISVIHWNKVNWGCCLKQIMEEEICLDDQKGTLHRHEYGEEMTNANPTELVMARAKCRVGDNGYSFANDNCESFASHCKIGVAESSQKKWFCEKVKEVAEQSIKAITGHALVHIGDIAGNVGNLAEWELVEQVANAHSEVGISLEESLARLSLNKTEAYIIIAMAGFACVLDLSESYKQRKQDKLSLKDFAQIVTLKVSAALVGAGLAVYLGRGGVEGPADGWTFQFPGLGISIGGFIGWFVGDSISKTAVKSAGSFIGPPIGRAIARAIGGTDDRAVRIVDLIPGDQIVVFANLLHPRHHAIVVSCNQESKKVMVIHSTYEKGIVEEEVDFRDPVYRVIYNDQDCYPPDRVITRARSKSVHGVYEYSLVLNNCKHFAQWCKLKK